A region of Deltaproteobacteria bacterium DNA encodes the following proteins:
- the ispH gene encoding 4-hydroxy-3-methylbut-2-enyl diphosphate reductase — translation MTKIIVTQNAGFCFGVERATKIAFDASKAYKEDLYTLGPIIHNPQVVNNLEKEGVKAKKELDDINGGTVIIRSHGVSSDVMEKVRNRDLNVLDATCPFVKKAQKMAEKLSNEGYTVLIVGDGKHPEVRGIVSYVRGEVIVAGTVDEVKKISKQKKLGIVAQTTQSLENFNKIVDVCMEKAEDINVCNTICDATEVRQEESVDLAKKVDCMIVIGGYNSANTKRLTSLCLEIQPNTHHIESALEIREEWVRNFDMIGITAGASTPSEAIEEVRKKVEELCL, via the coding sequence GGGCCACTAAAATTGCTTTTGATGCATCCAAAGCATATAAGGAAGACCTTTATACATTGGGTCCTATTATTCATAATCCTCAGGTTGTTAATAATCTTGAAAAAGAAGGGGTAAAGGCAAAGAAAGAGCTCGATGATATCAACGGGGGAACGGTAATTATCCGGTCGCACGGCGTTTCTTCCGATGTAATGGAAAAGGTGAGGAACAGGGATCTTAATGTTCTTGATGCAACCTGTCCTTTTGTCAAAAAAGCTCAAAAAATGGCGGAAAAACTTTCAAATGAAGGCTATACTGTATTAATAGTAGGCGATGGGAAACATCCTGAAGTTCGGGGGATTGTCAGTTACGTCAGGGGGGAGGTCATTGTTGCCGGAACGGTTGATGAGGTAAAAAAGATCTCAAAACAAAAAAAACTCGGTATTGTTGCACAGACAACACAATCACTTGAAAATTTTAATAAAATAGTTGATGTCTGTATGGAAAAGGCGGAAGATATCAACGTTTGCAATACCATATGTGATGCAACGGAGGTGAGGCAGGAGGAATCTGTTGACCTCGCTAAAAAAGTCGATTGTATGATTGTTATCGGTGGTTACAACAGTGCAAATACTAAAAGGTTAACGTCGCTTTGCCTTGAAATACAGCCTAACACACATCATATAGAGTCTGCCCTGGAAATCAGGGAAGAATGGGTGAGGAATTTTGATATGATCGGAATAACTGCGGGAGCATCGACACCATCGGAGGCAATAGAAGAGGTGAGAAAAAAGGTAGAAGAATTATGCCTTTAA